One Dysosmobacter welbionis DNA segment encodes these proteins:
- a CDS encoding TlpA family protein disulfide reductase → MKRVLILLLSAVLMTAALTGCSSGEEDALVSKTPFPEFSEVDIAGDEISSDIFADYDATIVNFWNNGCGSCIAEMPELEELYQDFKERNINLIGVGTDSGESREQLDTAREILKEKGVTYHNISPDPEGDFYKDFVADISTYPTTYIVDSEGNIVGADIVGNVKKQLDTVETRLALITGQK, encoded by the coding sequence ATGAAACGTGTTCTGATCCTATTGCTGTCGGCGGTACTGATGACCGCCGCATTGACCGGCTGCAGCTCCGGTGAAGAGGACGCCCTGGTGTCCAAGACACCTTTCCCGGAATTTTCCGAGGTGGACATTGCGGGCGATGAGATCTCCAGCGACATTTTCGCCGACTATGACGCCACCATCGTCAATTTCTGGAACAATGGCTGCGGTTCCTGCATCGCCGAGATGCCTGAACTGGAGGAGCTGTATCAGGATTTCAAAGAGCGAAACATCAACCTCATCGGTGTGGGTACCGACTCCGGCGAGAGCCGGGAGCAGCTGGACACGGCCCGGGAGATTTTGAAGGAAAAGGGCGTGACCTATCACAATATCTCTCCGGATCCGGAGGGCGATTTCTACAAGGACTTCGTTGCGGATATTTCCACCTATCCCACTACATATATCGTGGACAGCGAGGGAAACATCGTGGGTGCGGATATCGTGGGCAATGTGAAGAAGCAGCTGGACACCGTGGAGACCCGGCTGGCGCTGATCACCGGCCAGAAATAG
- a CDS encoding sporulation initiation factor Spo0A C-terminal domain-containing protein: MDTIIRETLRPFGITRNYRGYPQTVRAIALVLEDESRLLNVTEEIYEVVALQTRCHPSNVERNIRTVVLCAWHTNRPLLVKMAGFTLTAPPRASQFIDIIASYIQREVLSDPNRRVLI, translated from the coding sequence ATGGACACGATCATCCGGGAAACGCTGCGCCCCTTTGGCATTACGCGCAATTACCGCGGTTACCCGCAGACGGTCCGCGCCATTGCTCTGGTCCTGGAAGACGAATCCCGCCTGCTCAATGTCACCGAAGAGATCTATGAAGTCGTGGCCCTGCAGACCCGGTGCCATCCCTCCAACGTGGAGCGGAACATCCGGACTGTCGTTCTCTGCGCGTGGCATACAAACCGACCGCTTCTGGTCAAAATGGCGGGATTTACGCTGACGGCTCCGCCCCGCGCCTCCCAGTTTATTGATATCATTGCCTCCTACATCCAGCGGGAAGTTTTGAGTGACCCCAACCGCCGTGTGCTGATCTGA